In a genomic window of Salmo trutta chromosome 32, fSalTru1.1, whole genome shotgun sequence:
- the LOC115170959 gene encoding interferon a3 isoform X2, producing MQSVCHCCDWIRHHYGHLSSEYLSLLDQMGGDITKQNAPVFFPTSLYRHIDDAEFEDKVRFLKETIYQITKLFDGNMKSVTWDKKNLDDFLNILERQLENLNSCVSPAMKPERRLKRYFKKLNKNVLRKMNYSAQAWELIRKETKRHLQRLDILAAQMY from the exons ATGCAGAGCGTGTGTCATTGCTGTGACTGGATCCGACACCACTACGGTCACTTGAGCTCAGAATACCTTTCCCTGCTGGACCAGATG GGAGGAGATATCACAAAGCAGAATGCCCCAGTCTTTTTCCCAACATCACTTTACAGACACATAGATGATGCCGAG TTTGAGGACAAAGTCAGATTCCTGAAAGAGACCATCTATCAAATCACAAAACTGTTTGATGGGAATATGAAATCTGTCACCTGGGACAAGAAAAACCTGGACGATTTCCTCAACATTCTAGAACGCCAATTGGAGAACCTTAATTCCTGT GTATCACCTGCCATGAAACCTGAGAGGAGACTGAAACGCTACTTCAAGAAGTTGAATAAGAATGTTCTGAGAAAAATG AACTACAGTGCACAGGCGTGGGAGCTCATCAGGAAAGAGACAAAACGTCATCTGCAAAGATTGGATATCCTTGCAGCACAGATGTACTGA
- the LOC115170959 gene encoding interferon a3 isoform X1, whose protein sequence is MYTMQSWTCICLVICSMQSVCHCCDWIRHHYGHLSSEYLSLLDQMGGDITKQNAPVFFPTSLYRHIDDAEFEDKVRFLKETIYQITKLFDGNMKSVTWDKKNLDDFLNILERQLENLNSCVSPAMKPERRLKRYFKKLNKNVLRKMNYSAQAWELIRKETKRHLQRLDILAAQMY, encoded by the exons ATGTATACAATGCAGAGTTGGACGTGTATTTGTCTTGTTATTTGCAGTATGCAGAGCGTGTGTCATTGCTGTGACTGGATCCGACACCACTACGGTCACTTGAGCTCAGAATACCTTTCCCTGCTGGACCAGATG GGAGGAGATATCACAAAGCAGAATGCCCCAGTCTTTTTCCCAACATCACTTTACAGACACATAGATGATGCCGAG TTTGAGGACAAAGTCAGATTCCTGAAAGAGACCATCTATCAAATCACAAAACTGTTTGATGGGAATATGAAATCTGTCACCTGGGACAAGAAAAACCTGGACGATTTCCTCAACATTCTAGAACGCCAATTGGAGAACCTTAATTCCTGT GTATCACCTGCCATGAAACCTGAGAGGAGACTGAAACGCTACTTCAAGAAGTTGAATAAGAATGTTCTGAGAAAAATG AACTACAGTGCACAGGCGTGGGAGCTCATCAGGAAAGAGACAAAACGTCATCTGCAAAGATTGGATATCCTTGCAGCACAGATGTACTGA